A region of Streptomyces sp. NBC_01788 DNA encodes the following proteins:
- the cmk gene encoding (d)CMP kinase — MEIGAARTALPVIVAIDGPSGTGKSSTSKAVATQLGLSYLDTGAQYRAITWWMVTNGIDIEDPTAIAAVAGKPEIVSGTDPAHPTITVDGVDVAGPIRTQDVTSKVSAVSAVPEVRTRITELQRSLATSAETGIVVEGRDIGTTVLPDADLKIFLTASPEARAARRSGELKGVDVHATREALVKRDAADSSRKTSPLAKADDAVEVDTTELTLAQVVECVVTLVEEKRAAK, encoded by the coding sequence GTGGAAATCGGCGCCGCCCGGACCGCCCTGCCCGTGATCGTTGCCATCGACGGCCCCTCCGGCACGGGCAAGTCGAGCACATCGAAGGCCGTGGCCACGCAGCTCGGCCTGAGCTACCTGGACACCGGCGCCCAGTACCGGGCGATCACCTGGTGGATGGTGACCAACGGGATCGACATAGAAGACCCCACCGCGATCGCCGCGGTGGCCGGCAAGCCCGAGATCGTCTCCGGCACCGACCCCGCCCACCCGACGATCACCGTCGACGGCGTGGACGTGGCCGGTCCGATCCGCACCCAGGACGTCACCTCCAAGGTCAGCGCGGTCAGCGCCGTACCGGAGGTGCGGACCCGGATCACCGAGCTCCAGCGCTCGCTGGCCACGTCCGCCGAGACGGGGATCGTCGTCGAGGGCCGCGACATCGGCACCACCGTGCTGCCCGACGCCGACCTGAAGATCTTCCTCACCGCCTCCCCCGAGGCCCGCGCCGCCCGGCGCAGCGGTGAGCTCAAGGGCGTCGACGTCCACGCCACCCGCGAGGCCCTGGTCAAGCGGGACGCGGCCGACTCCAGCCGCAAGACCTCCCCGCTGGCCAAGGCCGATGACGCGGTCGAGGTGGACACCACCGAGCTGACGCTGGCGCAGGTCGTCGAGTGCGTGGTCACCCTCGTCGAGGAGAAGCGGGCGGCGAAGTGA
- a CDS encoding prephenate dehydrogenase codes for MRNALVIGTGLIGTSAALALARRGVVVHLVDHDPEQARTAAALGAGTDAAPDGPVDLAVVAAPPAHVAGVLAGAMRRGAARGYLDVASVKGGPRRELESMGLDLSGYIGTHPMSGREKSGPLAATADLFEGRPWVLTPTRDTDTEVLNLALELVSHCRAVPVVMDADAHDRAVALVSHMPHLVSSLVAARLKNAEEAAVRLCGQGIRDVTRIAASDPRMWIDILSANPGPVADLLSDISVDLEEAVQALRALQSSDEAKRREGATGIEDVLRRGNAGQVRVPGKHGSAPRVYEVVAVLIDDQPGQLARIFADAGLAGVNIEDVRIEHATGQQAGLVQLMVEPKAAPVLTSALRERGWSIRQ; via the coding sequence GTGAGAAACGCACTCGTCATCGGCACCGGGCTGATCGGCACCTCCGCCGCCCTGGCCCTCGCCCGGCGCGGGGTGGTCGTGCACCTCGTCGACCACGATCCGGAGCAGGCCCGCACGGCGGCGGCGCTCGGCGCGGGCACGGACGCGGCCCCCGACGGCCCGGTCGACCTCGCCGTGGTCGCCGCGCCGCCCGCGCACGTGGCGGGAGTGCTCGCGGGCGCCATGCGCCGGGGCGCGGCCCGCGGCTACCTGGACGTGGCCAGCGTCAAGGGCGGCCCGCGCCGCGAGCTGGAGTCGATGGGCCTGGACCTGTCCGGCTACATCGGCACGCACCCCATGTCGGGCCGCGAGAAGTCGGGTCCGCTGGCGGCGACCGCCGACCTCTTCGAGGGCCGCCCCTGGGTGCTCACCCCCACCCGGGACACCGACACCGAGGTCCTCAACCTCGCCCTGGAGCTCGTCTCGCACTGCCGGGCGGTCCCGGTCGTCATGGACGCCGACGCCCACGACCGTGCCGTGGCGCTCGTCTCCCACATGCCCCACCTGGTCTCCAGCCTGGTCGCCGCGCGCCTGAAGAACGCGGAGGAGGCGGCAGTACGGCTGTGCGGGCAGGGCATCAGGGACGTGACCCGGATCGCGGCCTCCGACCCGCGGATGTGGATCGACATCCTCTCCGCCAACCCGGGACCGGTCGCCGACCTGCTCTCCGACATCTCCGTCGACCTGGAGGAGGCCGTGCAGGCCCTGCGCGCCCTCCAGTCCTCCGACGAGGCCAAGCGCCGCGAGGGCGCCACCGGTATCGAGGACGTGCTGCGGCGGGGCAACGCCGGCCAGGTCCGGGTCCCCGGCAAGCACGGGTCCGCGCCGCGGGTGTACGAGGTCGTCGCGGTCCTCATCGACGACCAGCCCGGGCAGCTGGCCCGCATCTTCGCGGACGCGGGGCTGGCCGGGGTCAACATCGAGGATGTGCGCATCGAGCACGCCACCGGGCAGCAGGCCGGTCTGGTGCAGCTCATGGTCGAGCCGAAGGCGGCACCGGTCCTCACCTCGGCCCTGAGGGAGCGGGGCTGGTCCATCCGCCAGTAA
- the aroH gene encoding chorismate mutase, producing MAVRAVRGAVQLERDEAGHMDEQVGALLTAVLERNGLSVDDLISIWFTATPDLHSDFPAAAARKLGIVDVPLICAQELDIAGAMPRVVRVLAHIESDRPRAEIAHVYLGAAAALRKDIAQ from the coding sequence GTGGCGGTACGAGCGGTCCGGGGAGCCGTCCAACTCGAACGGGACGAGGCCGGCCACATGGACGAGCAGGTGGGGGCGCTGCTCACCGCCGTCCTGGAGCGGAACGGCCTGAGCGTCGACGACCTGATCAGCATCTGGTTCACGGCCACCCCCGACCTGCACAGCGACTTCCCGGCCGCCGCGGCCCGCAAGCTCGGCATCGTCGACGTACCGCTGATCTGCGCCCAGGAACTGGACATCGCGGGAGCCATGCCCCGCGTGGTCCGCGTCCTCGCGCACATCGAGTCCGACCGGCCGCGCGCCGAGATCGCGCACGTCTACCTCGGCGCCGCGGCCGCCCTGCGCAAGGACATCGCCCAGTGA
- a CDS encoding Rieske (2Fe-2S) protein has protein sequence MTQGSTRRTVLATSAAALVAAGCGKTGSSNSEASPASEATSPPETASPTGASPTSETSHPAATSPATEGTAAGRELTSTADIPVGGGKVFAQQKVVVTQPEKGEFKAFSAICTHQGCTVNRVADGTIDCPCHGSRFRVTDGSVAHGPAVRPLPVKQIKIEGNSVRLL, from the coding sequence ATGACCCAGGGCTCTACGCGGCGCACGGTGCTCGCCACGAGTGCGGCGGCGCTCGTGGCGGCGGGCTGCGGCAAGACCGGCAGCAGCAACTCGGAGGCGTCACCCGCCTCCGAGGCCACCTCTCCCCCGGAGACGGCCTCCCCCACGGGGGCGTCGCCCACCTCGGAGACGTCCCACCCGGCGGCGACCTCCCCGGCCACGGAGGGGACCGCCGCCGGGCGTGAGTTGACGAGCACGGCCGACATCCCGGTGGGCGGGGGCAAGGTCTTCGCGCAGCAGAAGGTCGTGGTCACCCAGCCGGAGAAGGGCGAGTTCAAGGCCTTCTCGGCGATCTGCACCCACCAGGGCTGCACGGTGAACAGGGTGGCCGACGGCACCATCGACTGCCCCTGCCACGGCAGCAGGTTCCGCGTCACCGACGGCTCGGTGGCCCACGGCCCGGCCGTCAGGCCGCTCCCCGTCAAGCAGATCAAGATCGAGGGAAACTCCGTCCGCCTGCTGTGA
- a CDS encoding pseudouridine synthase, translating into MRSSGSGRNGGRGNHRGAGDNRDERQGQGRPRKPRPEERRYDVGPGATKDGPKAGRGGSARGGVKGGPKQPQQGGRTAPARSREYETRMEERNRDRYAGKKDVKLPKTFPGAEQEGERLQKVLARAGYGSRRACEELIEQARVEVNGEIVLEQGRRVDPEKDEVKVDGLTVATQSYQFFSLNKPAGVVSTMEDPEGRQCLGDYVTNRETRLFHVGRLDTETEGVILLTNHGELAHRLTHPKYGVRKTYLAHIVGPIPRDLGKQLKDGIQLEDGYARADHFRVVEQTGKNYLVEVTLHEGRKHIVRRMLAEAGFPVDKLVRTGFGPITLGDQKSGWLRRLSNTEVGMLMNEVDL; encoded by the coding sequence ATGCGAAGCAGCGGCAGCGGCAGGAACGGCGGGCGCGGCAACCACCGCGGTGCCGGCGACAACAGGGACGAGCGGCAGGGGCAGGGCCGCCCCCGCAAGCCCCGACCCGAGGAGCGCCGCTACGACGTCGGCCCCGGCGCGACGAAGGACGGCCCGAAGGCAGGGCGCGGCGGATCCGCGCGCGGCGGGGTCAAGGGCGGCCCCAAGCAGCCCCAGCAGGGCGGCCGTACGGCTCCGGCCCGCTCCCGCGAGTACGAGACGCGGATGGAGGAGCGCAACCGCGACCGGTACGCCGGCAAGAAGGACGTCAAGCTGCCGAAGACCTTCCCGGGCGCCGAGCAGGAGGGCGAGCGGCTGCAGAAGGTGCTCGCCCGCGCGGGGTACGGTTCGCGGCGCGCCTGCGAGGAGCTGATCGAGCAGGCCCGGGTCGAGGTCAACGGCGAGATCGTCCTGGAGCAGGGCCGCCGGGTCGACCCGGAGAAGGACGAGGTCAAGGTCGACGGGCTGACCGTGGCCACGCAGTCGTACCAGTTCTTCTCGCTGAACAAGCCCGCCGGTGTGGTCTCCACCATGGAGGACCCGGAGGGCCGCCAGTGCCTCGGTGACTACGTCACCAACCGCGAGACGCGCCTCTTCCACGTGGGCCGGCTCGACACCGAGACCGAGGGCGTGATCCTGCTCACCAACCACGGCGAGCTGGCGCACCGGCTGACCCACCCGAAGTACGGCGTGCGCAAGACCTATCTCGCGCACATCGTCGGCCCCATCCCGCGGGACCTGGGCAAGCAGCTCAAGGACGGCATCCAGCTGGAGGACGGCTACGCGCGCGCGGACCACTTCCGGGTGGTCGAGCAGACCGGCAAGAACTACCTCGTGGAGGTCACCCTTCACGAGGGCCGCAAGCACATCGTCCGCCGCATGCTCGCGGAGGCGGGTTTCCCGGTCGACAAGCTGGTCCGCACCGGCTTCGGACCCATCACCCTGGGCGACCAGAAGTCCGGCTGGCTGCGCCGCCTGTCGAACACGGAGGTCGGCATGCTGATGAACGAGGTCGACCTCTAG
- the scpB gene encoding SMC-Scp complex subunit ScpB, which yields MSEETTEPSAGPSTVAGLDLKPALEAVLMVVDEPATEEHLAKILQRPRRQIADALRELADEYTVQGRGFELRLIAGGWRFYTRPEYAAAVEGFVLDGQQARLTQAALETLAVVAYRQPVSRSRVSAVRGVNCDGVMRTLLQRGLVGEAGAEPETGAILYRTTNYFLERMGLRGLDELPELAPFLPEAEAIEAETQEGVPSFDPDAPDDAPGADGDHTTKTTTEL from the coding sequence GTGAGCGAGGAGACCACCGAACCGTCCGCGGGCCCGTCCACCGTCGCCGGCCTCGACCTGAAGCCCGCCCTGGAGGCCGTCCTCATGGTCGTGGACGAGCCCGCGACCGAGGAGCACCTGGCGAAGATCCTCCAGCGGCCCCGCCGGCAGATCGCGGACGCGTTGCGCGAACTGGCCGACGAGTACACCGTCCAGGGGCGCGGCTTCGAGCTGCGGCTGATCGCCGGCGGCTGGCGTTTCTACACCCGCCCCGAGTACGCGGCCGCCGTCGAGGGCTTCGTCCTGGACGGCCAACAGGCCCGGCTCACCCAGGCCGCCCTGGAGACCCTCGCCGTGGTCGCCTACCGCCAGCCGGTCAGCCGCAGCCGGGTCTCGGCCGTCCGCGGAGTCAACTGCGACGGCGTCATGCGGACCCTGCTCCAGCGCGGTCTGGTCGGGGAGGCGGGCGCGGAACCCGAAACAGGTGCGATCCTGTACAGGACGACGAACTACTTCCTGGAGCGGATGGGCCTGCGCGGTCTGGACGAACTCCCGGAGCTCGCGCCCTTCCTCCCGGAGGCGGAGGCGATCGAGGCCGAGACCCAGGAGGGCGTACCGTCGTTCGACCCGGACGCTCCCGATGACGCGCCGGGCGCAGACGGCGACCACACGACGAAGACGACGACGGAACTTTGA
- a CDS encoding segregation and condensation protein A → MTSNDAPTPTGRRRALGRGPGTASDSPAHPPPAPQDERPEPPAAPAEPMPAPGAAEEPPEPPAELPGGAPAGPSTELPAEPAPEAGDGVFTVRLVNFEGPFDLLLQLISKHKLDVTEVALSKVTDEFMAHIRAMGPDWDLDQTTEFLVVAATLLDLKAARLLPAAEVEDEADLALLEARDLLFARLLQYRAYKQIADIFSRRLDDESRRHPRTVGLEPHHAELLPEVVIGIGAARFAELAVKAMQPKPKPQVYVDHIHAPLVSVQEQAGIVIARLRELGEAGFRELVADTDDTLTVVARFLALLELYREKAVALDQETALGELTVRWTGGDGDETPTVTDEFDRPPEVPEKSEEPKEPKEEMKA, encoded by the coding sequence ATGACCTCGAACGACGCTCCCACCCCCACCGGCCGACGGCGCGCCCTGGGCCGCGGCCCGGGAACGGCAAGCGACTCCCCGGCCCACCCACCGCCGGCGCCCCAGGACGAGCGTCCCGAACCGCCGGCCGCGCCCGCGGAGCCCATGCCCGCACCCGGGGCTGCCGAGGAGCCTCCCGAGCCCCCGGCGGAACTCCCCGGAGGCGCCCCGGCGGGGCCGTCAACCGAGCTGCCCGCCGAGCCCGCGCCGGAGGCCGGGGACGGGGTGTTCACGGTTCGGCTGGTCAACTTCGAGGGGCCGTTCGACCTGCTGCTGCAGCTGATCTCGAAGCACAAGCTCGATGTCACCGAGGTGGCCCTGTCCAAGGTCACCGACGAGTTCATGGCGCACATCCGGGCCATGGGGCCCGACTGGGACCTGGACCAGACGACCGAGTTCCTGGTCGTGGCCGCCACCCTGCTCGACCTCAAGGCGGCCCGGCTGCTGCCCGCCGCCGAGGTGGAGGACGAGGCCGACCTCGCCCTGCTGGAGGCCCGGGACCTGCTGTTCGCACGGCTGCTCCAGTACCGCGCGTACAAGCAGATCGCCGACATCTTCAGCCGGCGGCTGGACGACGAGAGCCGTCGCCACCCCCGCACCGTAGGACTGGAACCCCACCACGCCGAACTGCTGCCCGAGGTCGTCATCGGCATCGGCGCGGCCCGCTTCGCCGAACTCGCCGTCAAGGCGATGCAGCCCAAGCCCAAGCCGCAGGTGTACGTCGACCACATCCACGCGCCGCTGGTCAGTGTGCAGGAGCAGGCCGGGATCGTGATCGCCCGGCTGCGGGAGCTCGGTGAGGCCGGCTTCCGTGAGCTGGTGGCGGACACCGACGACACACTCACCGTCGTGGCCCGCTTCCTCGCCCTGCTCGAGCTGTACCGCGAGAAGGCCGTGGCCCTGGACCAGGAGACCGCGCTCGGCGAGCTGACCGTGCGCTGGACCGGCGGTGACGGGGACGAGACGCCCACCGTGACGGACGAGTTCGACCGTCCGCCCGAGGTGCCCGAGAAGTCCGAGGAGCCCAAGGAGCCCAAGGAGGAGATGAAGGCGTGA
- a CDS encoding ParA family protein produces MPAPGQGPTRLEAVGSVAVRTFAAHQSHRTTGVTQPAPPSMDGHHVNAMAGDGSGAPHNHFADYDELPDGHFYDPDAEYEPDPEYAATLAPDAARQRRERIGPTGRPLPYFPIPGPLTDHGPAKIIAMCNQKGGVGKTTSTINLGAALAEYGRRVLLVDFDPQGALSVGLGVNPMELDLTVYNLLMERGMSADEVLLKTAVPNMDLLPSNIDLSAAEVQLVSEVARESTLQRALKPLMDDYDYIVIDCQPSLGLLTVNALTAAHKVIVPLECEFFALRGVALLTETIEKVQERLNPELELDGILATMYDSRTVHSREVLARVVEAFDDHVYHTVIGRTVRFPETTVAGEPITTYASNSVGAAAYRQLAREVLARCHAE; encoded by the coding sequence ATGCCTGCGCCGGGCCAGGGCCCCACGCGGCTCGAGGCTGTCGGCTCCGTCGCTGTGCGCACCTTCGCAGCCCACCAGAGTCACCGGACAACAGGAGTGACTCAGCCAGCACCCCCAAGCATGGATGGCCATCACGTGAACGCCATGGCCGGCGACGGAAGTGGCGCGCCCCACAACCACTTCGCCGACTACGACGAACTGCCCGACGGGCACTTCTACGACCCCGACGCCGAGTACGAGCCCGATCCCGAGTACGCGGCCACGCTCGCGCCCGACGCGGCCCGCCAGCGCCGTGAGCGCATCGGCCCGACCGGACGCCCGCTGCCGTACTTCCCGATCCCGGGTCCGCTGACCGACCACGGCCCCGCGAAGATCATCGCGATGTGCAACCAGAAGGGCGGCGTCGGCAAGACCACGTCGACCATCAACCTGGGTGCCGCGCTCGCGGAGTACGGCCGCCGTGTCCTGCTCGTGGACTTCGACCCGCAGGGCGCGCTGTCGGTGGGTCTCGGCGTCAACCCCATGGAGCTCGACCTCACCGTCTACAACCTGCTCATGGAGCGGGGCATGTCCGCGGACGAGGTCCTGCTGAAGACGGCGGTCCCCAACATGGACCTGCTGCCCAGCAACATCGACCTGTCGGCCGCCGAGGTCCAGCTGGTGAGCGAGGTCGCGCGCGAGTCGACGCTCCAGCGAGCCCTGAAGCCGCTGATGGACGACTACGACTACATCGTCATCGACTGCCAGCCCTCGCTCGGCCTGCTCACCGTCAACGCCCTCACGGCCGCGCACAAGGTGATCGTGCCGCTGGAGTGCGAGTTCTTCGCGCTGCGCGGTGTGGCCCTGCTGACCGAGACCATCGAGAAGGTCCAGGAGCGCCTCAACCCGGAGCTGGAGCTCGACGGGATCCTGGCCACGATGTACGACTCGCGCACCGTGCACAGCCGCGAGGTGCTGGCACGTGTCGTCGAGGCGTTCGACGACCACGTGTACCACACGGTCATCGGACGCACGGTCCGCTTCCCGGAGACCACGGTCGCCGGTGAGCCGATCACCACGTACGCCTCCAACTCCGTCGGTGCCGCCGCCTACCGCCAGCTCGCCAGGGAGGTGCTCGCCCGGTGTCACGCCGAGTGA
- the ald gene encoding alanine dehydrogenase yields MIDVKVGIPREVKNNEFRVAITPAGVHELVRNGHQVVVERNAGVGSSIPDEEYVAAGARILETADEVWAAADMVLKVKEPIAEEYHRLRKDQILFTYLHLAASKECTDALLESGTTAIAYETVELPSRALPLLAPMSEVAGRLAPQVGAYHLMRAAGGRGVLPGGVPGVPAGEAVIIGGGVSGWNAAQIAIGLGFHVTLLDKDINKLKEADKIFGTKIKTVVSNAFELEKACVEADLVVGAVLVPGAKAPKLVSNELVSRMKAGSVLVDIAIDQGGCFEDSHPTTHAEPTFKVHESVFYCVANMPGAVPNTSTYALTNATLPYIVEVANRGWVEALRRDAALAKGLNTHEGKVVYREVAEAHGLEHVALESLLG; encoded by the coding sequence GTGATCGACGTGAAGGTCGGCATCCCCCGCGAAGTCAAGAACAACGAGTTCCGGGTGGCCATCACCCCCGCAGGCGTGCACGAGCTCGTGCGCAACGGCCACCAGGTCGTCGTCGAGCGGAACGCGGGTGTCGGCTCCTCGATCCCGGACGAGGAGTACGTGGCCGCCGGTGCCCGGATCCTCGAGACCGCGGACGAGGTCTGGGCCGCCGCCGACATGGTGCTGAAGGTCAAGGAGCCCATCGCCGAGGAGTACCACCGCCTCCGCAAGGACCAGATCCTCTTCACCTACCTGCACCTGGCCGCCTCCAAGGAGTGCACGGACGCCCTGCTGGAGTCCGGCACCACGGCGATCGCCTACGAGACCGTCGAGCTCCCCAGCCGCGCGCTGCCGCTGCTTGCCCCGATGTCCGAGGTCGCGGGCCGCCTCGCGCCGCAGGTCGGCGCCTACCACCTGATGCGCGCCGCGGGCGGCCGCGGTGTGCTTCCGGGCGGCGTCCCGGGCGTGCCGGCCGGCGAGGCCGTCATCATCGGCGGTGGCGTCTCCGGCTGGAACGCCGCGCAGATCGCCATCGGTCTGGGCTTCCACGTGACGCTCCTGGACAAGGACATCAACAAGCTCAAGGAGGCGGACAAGATCTTCGGCACGAAGATCAAGACCGTCGTCTCCAACGCCTTCGAGCTGGAGAAGGCCTGCGTCGAGGCCGACCTCGTCGTCGGCGCCGTGCTCGTCCCGGGCGCCAAGGCCCCGAAGCTGGTCAGCAACGAGCTGGTGTCCCGGATGAAGGCCGGAAGTGTCCTTGTCGACATCGCGATCGACCAGGGCGGCTGCTTCGAGGACTCCCACCCGACCACGCACGCCGAGCCGACCTTCAAGGTCCACGAGTCGGTGTTCTACTGCGTCGCCAACATGCCGGGCGCGGTGCCCAACACCTCGACCTACGCGCTGACCAACGCCACGCTGCCGTACATCGTCGAAGTCGCCAACCGCGGCTGGGTGGAGGCGCTGCGCCGTGACGCGGCGCTGGCCAAGGGCCTCAACACCCACGAGGGCAAGGTCGTTTACCGCGAGGTCGCGGAGGCCCACGGCCTGGAGCACGTCGCGCTGGAGTCCCTGCTCGGCTGA
- a CDS encoding tetratricopeptide repeat protein — protein MTDQAVDAGGVGLSGGDSFPAAAKSLFLGRTRELKELRADIERTGLDTLTGRKAPRARVLLIAGRPGSGRTALAEELVEQVAQRYPGGVLRARLTEPDGTPVAVETLARDLLTALDLPTPPGAAEDDLTEALRTALAERRALLLLDDAAGADQVDALLPENADCLLVAVSRGPLTGIADVRPCTLGGLDTKSGVELLAQRIDPVRITVDPRAAESLVEVCQGQPAALTLAGGWLAAHPQAAVADLTKQLRADPDEGSVLGRVLRFVHGTLSGTAARLLRLLSLAPAGDVDPQTASALAGCSVEAARGLLDDFADLGLLRAVPSSMPCYEVPGCLHPLLAELAERQDRPAELRLARARMLERTVRLLQSCRAITETDSPETREKLKSLPSGLRFATPRAAERWLRARRPALLAAARLAVADGELDTLARRLMSQLVRAMVAHIGTQAAAADLYGVHRLVMDVAERRGLPREKAAALLNLADLDARTGRTAGALARYRAALDAGREAEDPYAISRAMESVGSSHQELGDYDRAADWFGRALAQRLARAEREDAARLYGRIATAHTYTGRYGEALRNWRAAAAVHRKSGDVAAHARALSELARVQEYAGRPEDCLRTCQEAVEWARRAEDVRLQAALQLRLADTLERLGDATTAALHRRAARRLLDDEVPAAEDGGPEGPLTEEGANACEIRSASTED, from the coding sequence GTGACGGATCAGGCGGTGGACGCAGGCGGCGTGGGCCTGTCCGGCGGGGATTCGTTCCCCGCGGCCGCGAAGAGTCTTTTCCTGGGCCGTACACGGGAGTTGAAGGAGCTGCGCGCCGACATCGAGCGGACCGGCCTCGACACCCTGACCGGCCGCAAGGCGCCCCGCGCACGCGTCCTGCTGATCGCGGGCAGGCCCGGCTCCGGCCGCACGGCACTCGCCGAGGAACTGGTGGAGCAGGTCGCGCAGCGTTACCCCGGTGGTGTGCTGCGCGCCAGGCTCACCGAGCCCGACGGCACCCCCGTGGCGGTCGAGACCCTCGCCCGCGACCTGCTCACCGCCCTCGATCTGCCGACCCCGCCCGGCGCCGCCGAGGACGACCTGACCGAGGCCCTGCGCACCGCGCTCGCCGAGCGCCGGGCGCTGCTCCTGCTGGACGACGCGGCCGGCGCGGACCAGGTCGACGCGCTGCTGCCGGAGAACGCCGACTGCCTCCTCGTCGCCGTCTCCCGGGGCCCGCTCACCGGGATCGCCGACGTCCGCCCGTGCACCCTGGGCGGCCTGGACACCAAGTCCGGTGTGGAACTGCTGGCGCAGCGCATCGACCCGGTGCGCATCACCGTCGACCCGCGGGCCGCCGAGAGCCTGGTCGAGGTCTGCCAGGGCCAGCCCGCCGCGCTGACGCTGGCCGGCGGCTGGCTCGCCGCCCACCCCCAGGCGGCCGTCGCCGATCTCACCAAGCAGCTGCGCGCCGACCCCGACGAGGGCTCCGTCCTCGGCCGGGTGCTGCGGTTCGTGCACGGCACCCTGTCCGGCACGGCCGCCCGGCTGCTGCGGCTGCTCTCCCTCGCCCCGGCCGGTGACGTCGACCCGCAGACCGCCTCGGCGCTCGCCGGCTGCTCGGTCGAGGCCGCCCGCGGTCTCCTCGACGACTTCGCCGACCTCGGGCTGCTGCGCGCCGTCCCCTCGTCGATGCCGTGCTACGAGGTCCCCGGCTGCCTGCACCCGCTGCTGGCTGAGCTCGCCGAGCGCCAGGACCGCCCCGCCGAGCTGCGGCTCGCCCGCGCCAGGATGCTGGAACGGACCGTGCGGCTGCTCCAGTCCTGCCGGGCGATCACCGAGACCGACAGCCCCGAGACCAGGGAGAAGCTCAAGAGCCTGCCTTCCGGGCTCCGCTTCGCCACACCGCGGGCCGCCGAGAGGTGGCTGCGCGCCCGCAGGCCCGCCCTGCTCGCCGCGGCCCGGCTCGCCGTCGCCGACGGCGAACTGGACACCCTGGCCCGCCGTCTGATGTCCCAGCTCGTGCGGGCCATGGTGGCGCACATCGGCACCCAGGCCGCGGCCGCCGACCTCTACGGCGTCCACCGGCTCGTCATGGATGTGGCCGAGCGGCGCGGGCTGCCCCGGGAGAAGGCCGCCGCCCTGCTGAACCTCGCCGACCTGGACGCCCGCACCGGGCGTACGGCGGGGGCACTGGCCCGCTACCGGGCCGCGCTGGACGCCGGACGGGAGGCCGAGGACCCGTACGCGATCAGCCGCGCCATGGAATCCGTAGGCAGCTCCCACCAGGAGCTCGGGGACTACGACCGGGCCGCCGACTGGTTCGGCCGGGCCCTGGCGCAGCGGCTGGCACGTGCGGAGCGGGAGGACGCCGCCCGCCTCTACGGCCGCATCGCCACCGCGCACACCTACACGGGCCGCTACGGCGAGGCGCTGCGCAACTGGCGGGCGGCCGCCGCCGTGCACCGGAAGTCCGGCGATGTCGCCGCCCACGCGCGGGCGTTGAGCGAGCTGGCGCGTGTCCAGGAGTACGCCGGGCGGCCCGAGGACTGCCTGCGCACCTGCCAGGAGGCGGTCGAGTGGGCCCGCCGCGCCGAGGACGTACGGCTCCAGGCGGCGCTCCAGCTGCGGCTCGCCGACACCCTGGAGCGGCTGGGCGACGCGACCACGGCGGCCCTGCACCGCCGGGCGGCCCGGCGCCTGCTCGACGACGAGGTCCCTGCGGCCGAGGACGGGGGCCCGGAGGGCCCATTGACGGAAGAAGGCGCCAATGCCTGCGAAATCCGCAGTGCATCGACTGAAGATTGA
- a CDS encoding NUDIX hydrolase, which produces MTIKDIPEEWEIRATGTPFVGGKTSVRTDDVVMPDGSVVTRDYQVHPGSVAVLALDEEDRVLLIRQYRHPVRQRLWEIPAGLLDVPGENPLHAAQRELYEEAHVKAEDWRVLTDVHTSPGGSDESVRIFLARGLSEAVGERFAAEHEETDMEHARMPVDELVRGVLAGELHNNCLAVGVLSLVAARQGDGLDALRPAEAPWPARPFAS; this is translated from the coding sequence ATGACGATCAAGGACATCCCGGAGGAGTGGGAGATCCGGGCCACCGGCACCCCGTTCGTCGGCGGCAAGACCTCCGTCCGCACCGACGACGTGGTCATGCCGGACGGCTCCGTGGTCACCCGCGACTACCAGGTGCACCCGGGCTCCGTGGCCGTCCTCGCCCTCGACGAGGAGGACCGGGTGCTGCTGATCCGCCAGTACCGCCACCCGGTGCGGCAGCGGCTGTGGGAGATCCCGGCGGGCCTGCTCGACGTGCCCGGCGAGAACCCGCTGCACGCCGCCCAGCGCGAGCTGTACGAGGAGGCCCACGTCAAGGCCGAGGACTGGCGGGTGCTGACCGACGTCCACACCTCGCCCGGCGGCTCCGACGAGTCCGTGCGGATCTTCCTCGCCCGGGGCCTGTCCGAGGCGGTCGGCGAGCGCTTCGCGGCGGAGCACGAGGAGACCGACATGGAGCACGCGCGGATGCCGGTGGACGAACTGGTGCGGGGCGTGCTCGCGGGCGAACTGCACAACAACTGCCTGGCGGTGGGGGTCCTGTCGCTGGTCGCCGCACGCCAGGGGGACGGGCTGGACGCGCTGCGCCCGGCCGAGGCGCCCTGGCCGGCGCGCCCCTTCGCGTCCTGA